AAATGAGTGAGTTTACCCTCTCACAAGGCGAGTTTACATTAGCTAACCTATGCTGAAATCAAATTGCCAAAGAGCGACCTCAAGGGTTGTTGTTGTAAATCAGTGAGTTTACCCTCTCACAAGGCAAGTTTACATTAGCTAACCTATGCTGAAATCAAATTGCCAAAGAGTGGTGGCTGAAGTGGGGGAAGATGTATTTATACCAGGAATATCCCTCCTAGCTTAGGTGTGAAAGCAGCCTAAAAGAGGAGCTCAAATTCATGCTAACGAGCTAGGAAAGAGAGCAAAGACATGGAGCATCGTGCAACAATTAATGCACTTGACAGCTTGCACTGGAACTCTCACTCAGGACTCCAAATGACACACCGTTTGATTTTCCTAATCAGACAGGTTGATGAGACATCGTTTTTCTCCTGTTTGCAAAAGTCTAAAGGCAATTTGCTTTGTCAATTGCTTTCGTCTAcccccaattttttttttttttttttgctttcgtCTTGTAATGATGATAAATCCAAGTACCACCAAGTTTCCCTCTAGGTGGTTGTGCCTAAGCCTTCATCTGAGCGAGATAAAACCGTAGAGTACATCCAGTTCTATATCGTGTTCATTTCCTCTGAATTCAAGTTCATCAAGCCATGTTACAACGCGTTACAGTGGTACTACAGGCCGAAACTAATGTCAGCAAGAAACCAAAATGACACAAAACCATCTATCGTCCATCCAACCAATTCAACATATCAACTTGGGATGTTCCAAACTGAAGAAAAAACCCACAGCATTTCATGCGCTAATAGAGCGTTACCCACATAAATCAGCCCGTAGCAGTTTCTACAACAATGCTGATATATAGAAGGAATAAAAATGAGACATCAACCTGATCCTACATCCAAGGCAGTAGGCATAACCTGCCGCTCGCTTCAACTTATTACTTCCAATCTTGTACCAGAAGAATGTACCATTAAGTCATTTTCCAATCATTATTTAGGTGCAGTGCTCTGTTTCTCATTTTTGTTGGGGTTCTCCCTCCTGCGAAGTTCAAATCGGTCGCCATCAGCAGAAGGATCAAGCAGCCCAGGCGAATCAGTGGTATCAATGCTAGGCTCAGGAGATGTATCCGTGTTGAACTCTTCATCTTCAACAAGTTTTCCACCTGAATCAACACCTTCGTCACTGTTGTTGTACCTTTGATTGGACAGCAGCATATCTCCTTTACTGACTTTGGAGTCCACTTCATCAATAGTTACTTCTGTCTGGGGAAATGTCTGCTGGATAGGTGCATTGCCGATAATAGGCATAGGATTGCTCATAGGCTGGCCTGTTCTCAGTTCTTCTTTATAAGCAGCCAACTGAGACTGGTATCTCTCCTTGTCCTGTACACCTCTTTCTTGGTACACCTATTAAAAATCACAGTAGGGACATATCACATGACAAAATAGCTGATGATTTGTAGAGCTGAGATTTTAATAGATTTTTTCTATCTTACAGCTTTGTCTTCGGGGCTTAGATTGTTCCACCGTTCACCAATCATTTTACTAATCAGCCTGTCCTGGCCAGGATAATCTGGCTTTAGCTTTCTGTGCTGGTCTTGGAAAAAGAAATTATAGCCGCTCCTGTTCGGTTTGGGATGTCTGGGGTCTGTTGTACTTAGCTTCTTCCTGCGTTGCCTCCGCCTACGTCCACCCTTCGAAGCAGTGTTGTTTACGTGCATAGTAGGTGCCAGAGTTGTAAGAGCAGGTTCCTCACTGTAATTATAAAGGACTGCTTTTGTGGATTTTGATCCCGTAATAACAGTTACAATGTAACCATGTTCAAACTTGCCATCAATTATTACATCCACATCGACATTATCAGAAGCCAAAGCTGGGTCTAAAACAGTTCAAGGAAAAATAAATTAGTCACATGAATATTAATATCTTTCCTCGAGAGTCTTAAATCACCTAAGTCGTTCCAATTTGTTAGCTATGTTTGTCATTCAGAAAGCCCCATATAATTTGAACACAATATATGTATGTGGCTGTTTGTACTGAACTTCTACTGAGTGATATATAGATCTAATTAATGCCAAACCAACCATGCTAAACTAGAATAAAGATTAGTGAATCATGTAAACTAGAATAAAGATTAGTGAATCATGTAAGTAACAATATCATGAACTCATGATGATACAAGGTTTCTAAAAACTAACAGAAACGTGCATACCCATCCGTATCTGATGAGTGCTACGTCCAGTCCCAGTGATCGTCTCTTATTAGCTGTATATAAGCTTGCCATGTCAATTTACTCACCATCTCAATGGGTTGAATCGTATAGGCCAACTAtttaatactccctctgtttttatttactctgcatattagctttgtcctaagtccaactttataaagtttgaccgAGTTTATAGAAAACATGAACCTTTACAATCACATGTATATTGTGAAAATATATTCAATGATGAATCTAATAGTATTGATTTATTATTGTCTAAGTTAATaaatttttctataaacttggtcgaAGTTTACAAagctaatatgcagagtaaataaaaacggagggagtacatgagaACCCACTTTTGTTAAGAGAGTCTAATCGAATAGTGAGTACAAAATTTAATGACGGATGTGTTGGATTTTGTGAAGAGATGGTATCCAGCATAAGATATGGTTTCATTTCATCCTCCTCAAACTCTATGCCACGGACAAAAATCTGAGATGGAGGGTGAAGAGATAACGCTACACTGGAGAGGGAGAGGCCTAAAGAAGATGAGTTGACTGAAACTAACCTGAAGAGGCATTGGTGGCCCTTTTTCTTTTGTCGATGTTTTGTGTTTCAGCTCTCACTTCTATGCAAGGCAGTGATCTGGGATCTGCGGTAAAAACATGGTCTGAGTAATGGCAAGAAAGCGACAGTCAGAACTAGAACACGGAATTCTGTAGATTGCACACACCACTTTCTTGTTGATACCAGCCCTGTCCTCCAAAGAAGTAGAGCTGTTCAAAATGGTATAACAGAGACATATAGTATTTTTTCAACATAAAAGAAGCATTTGTCGCAGTCGCAGGGAAAATAAATGACGCGGTTACTTCTCTCCATCTGTTTTCTGCCTTGACCTGTGCGAGGCAGCAACACAAACAGTTATCAATCTGACCTTCGGACTTTACATATTTACAGATAGAGTGATGACTAACAATACATTCAAGAAAACACCACAAATTTTGAAGTGTCATGGCTTTAACTTGCTTTTCTTTGACAACAATCTCTGCTTACACAAAAATGTAGTAAAGATTCAGATACGGTATTTATACCAATCAAGTCCTAGGCAGACGCACCAAGCAAGGTCGGTTTGCAATTAGCTGAATCCAGGCTCCAGCTCAAGTGTTCATAATTCAGATTTTTACTTCTAAAACATGTTCTATGCTATACAAATTTTAGAATCACATGGTACATTAGCCAGTCCACATGTTTTAACACATTTATATCATTGATGTTTTTGAAGGATTTTATGAAATTTACTCTTGTCTAAATGGAATTGCTTGTGGGCTACTCGTATGATGAGCACTGTTGTTTTTCCCAATAATTGGCATCTTGCATTAGTTTGAAGCATCTAAATGAAAAATGCGATAACTATATCTGGACTGTGGCAAGAGAAAGGTAGCAGTGAGAAATCATGCGTGAGAATTTCATTACCTCGTAGGATAAATTGGGAGAAAATAAGATGAAGACCTACCAATGTAATAACAATGGAATTCATATGAACTAAAATTGCATGCCCACTTTCCGTTTCTAACAAAATTTTAGTTAAGTGATTGCTACATGGATGCAAAATTTGATTTAACCCTAATGTAGCAGCAATTCATGTAGGTCAAATTTTTATTTCAAGAATTTGTAGGTCAGTTATTTGTCGAGTGACACAATATGGCTAAATAATTAGCTGCAGAGTTCAGCTATTGAATGACACCTGACAGTCCTAGATATTACCTTTCCGGGGTAGAACAGTTGCAGCACAATGTAACAAATATGGCCAGACAAACTAGGAACTTTAAACCACTAAACATAAGTAACTACATTAATTTCTTGCCTTATCAATGCCACCTCGTGAGGTAACTTCCTTAAATAGTTGATGAAGATCCAGGTCTTTTCCACCAATAATTGGCACCCTTACAGTGAAAAAGAGTTAGAGATACACCAAACAAACTATGCTCAGTGATGGTAGTACAGAATTATAAGAAAAGCTGCCAAACAGGTTGGTGTCCTATGTGACAGAaataagggggggggggggggggggggggggggggcggaatACCCAGAAAATGAGGTGATGCTAAATGACAGGCCCGAAAGGAGCACAAGCTGGTGTGTTTCAGAGACCACTTGGTAAACTGGTAAAATAATTATTCTGAAGGACAATATCCAATTTGAATGAAACAATAGTCCCATATTCAGAGGCGTAGCCAGCTATCAGACAGACCAAAGCAGATAACAAAGTAGCTACGTAATCGGTACCAAAAGATTTATGGCTTGAGACATGTTGGCAGATTTGGGCCACATAATATAAAGGGAGGGAGATTACAGATTAGTAAACTAAACGAACGCGGGTCCAAAAAAAATGCAGGCATTTGCACAATTCGTTGTCAAGATTGCCGCGTCTCACCAAACCTCCCTTTCTCCCCTCCCATATTTATCTCCAACTTGaaggaaaacaaaaataaatgCCACAACAACAGCAATAATTAAAACATCATATAGAACAGCTCGAGATTATATTGCAGGCGCATGAATGGTGGAACGGTGATGCATAGAGGGGAAGGAAGGTTGCCACCGATCCCTTACTTGAGTTTTGTGCCCATGTGCGCGTGCAGCTTCTCGAGCTCAGCCCTGAAGAGGGCGGCGTCCGCCACCACGCTTTTGTGCTCCGCCATCCGCGCCGGGTACGCCATGAACCTCCCATttccgccccccgccgccctcgccgggggCACAGGCTCCTCCACCTTCTCCTTACCTTTGTCCGCCGCAGCGGCAGCATCCGCAACGGACATCTCCGCCGCTGCCCTCGTATCCCCTGCGCACAAACGACCAAGCCATAATCATCATCACCATCTCCGGTCGTCTCCGCAACCCAGCCGTGCCGCCGCTACGCGCCCGTCCGCCGCGGCGCACGCACGTTAACGAACGAAAGGGAGGGCAGAGGCAGAGGAGGCGGCCCCTAACTGCATCTCCTATTAATTTTCCGTTGGAAAGCAAACGCCTCTGCCGGCCCTGCCCACCATGTACAAGCACTATCACGCGCACTCACCTCGCATACCTTAAACTAGGACGAATATTTTGCTCCTACTTTTGCTTTAGGTTTTCGCCGGATGGATTACTGTGAGGTTAGCGATAATAAAATACCGCTATAGATCGGTAGAGAGAAAGGGCCGGGGGTAAGGGTGAGGCGGAGAGATGACATTATAACCCAAGGTTGGGCTGGCTGTTCTCCGCCATATGTGTTACCGTCAAACCAAAAGaagatatagatagatagatatgtGGAGTCCAGTAGTAATTATAGGTAGGTATATAGGAATATGCAGATCAGTTTGTACCTTATGATGTACTACCTAGATATAGAACTGCCATTTTTTTACACTAGTTGAATGTTGTACGTTACCCCGATAAAAAAAGATTTAGCGGCATAATGTTTAGGCCAGTGCTTGGCGTCGGTCAATCGGCATAGGCGCCCAATTGGTGATCCTCAGAGCCGTCCGATATGGTTTTCAACGTTATAAGATTGGAGCTGTCCTCCTCCTGCCTCTCTCCCAGCTCCACGCACGCGATAAATGATTTTTCCCACGTTCACGTCATCATAGCGGTGTAACACCCTACTTGATAGAGGTGATGgagtgtcccgatctttcgatgagatgataactaccGATTTGGTTGAGTCGACCTTGACGATTCGACTACAAC
The sequence above is a segment of the Aegilops tauschii subsp. strangulata cultivar AL8/78 chromosome 6, Aet v6.0, whole genome shotgun sequence genome. Coding sequences within it:
- the LOC109773585 gene encoding high mobility group B protein 9 isoform X2 is translated as MSVADAAAAADKGKEKVEEPVPPARAAGGGNGRFMAYPARMAEHKSVVADAALFRAELEKLHAHMGTKLKVPIIGGKDLDLHQLFKEVTSRGGIDKVKAENRWREVTASFIFPATATNASFMLKKYYMSLLYHFEQLYFFGGQGWYQQESDPRSLPCIEVRAETQNIDKRKRATNASSDPALASDNVDVDVIIDGKFEHGYIVTVITGSKSTKAVLYNYSEEPALTTLAPTMHVNNTASKGGRRRRQRRKKLSTTDPRHPKPNRSGYNFFFQDQHRKLKPDYPGQDRLISKMIGERWNNLSPEDKAVYQERGVQDKERYQSQLAAYKEELRTGQPMSNPMPIIGNAPIQQTFPQTEVTIDEVDSKVSKGDMLLSNQRYNNSDEGVDSGGKLVEDEEFNTDTSPEPSIDTTDSPGLLDPSADGDRFELRRRENPNKNEKQSTAPK
- the LOC109773585 gene encoding high mobility group B protein 9 isoform X1, with protein sequence MRGDTRAAAEMSVADAAAAADKGKEKVEEPVPPARAAGGGNGRFMAYPARMAEHKSVVADAALFRAELEKLHAHMGTKLKVPIIGGKDLDLHQLFKEVTSRGGIDKVKAENRWREVTASFIFPATATNASFMLKKYYMSLLYHFEQLYFFGGQGWYQQESDPRSLPCIEVRAETQNIDKRKRATNASSDPALASDNVDVDVIIDGKFEHGYIVTVITGSKSTKAVLYNYSEEPALTTLAPTMHVNNTASKGGRRRRQRRKKLSTTDPRHPKPNRSGYNFFFQDQHRKLKPDYPGQDRLISKMIGERWNNLSPEDKAVYQERGVQDKERYQSQLAAYKEELRTGQPMSNPMPIIGNAPIQQTFPQTEVTIDEVDSKVSKGDMLLSNQRYNNSDEGVDSGGKLVEDEEFNTDTSPEPSIDTTDSPGLLDPSADGDRFELRRRENPNKNEKQSTAPK